The Aythya fuligula isolate bAytFul2 chromosome 5, bAytFul2.pri, whole genome shotgun sequence sequence cagcagcaggcatTTGCCCTGCCCAAGCCAGGCCGTGGTGGCACTGGGTGGCACCAAGCTTCGGGCACTGTGAGGAGAGGGGTACTGGGCTCGGGGACAGGCACAGAAATTGCTGAGGTGCTTTGCGACGGGCTGGGTGGGAGCCGGCTGCCACCCGCAGCGTTAAGGGTTAATGGTGAGTTGGTTTGGGTCCAGCAGCGCGGGGCCGATTGGCCTGTGGGAAACTCAAAAGTTTTGGTTGTGCAACACCAAGGGCCGAAAACATCATTTTGTGCAAACACAATGTCCCGTGGCCGGGTCACAGGGCAAATCTCGAGCGGCAGCTCGGCGCCTGGATCCCAAAccctcccagcacctccttGGCGGGGCAGCAGGATCATCCGActgctgggatgggatgggatgggacgggatgggatggaTGCCTTATGGGgtcagcacagggcagctggGATCCCTGCTCCCCCGCAGCTGCCTTGTTTTTGGTCCCAAGCTGTCCTCActgctccctctccccctgGTCCCTGTCTCTCCTGTAAGCCTCTTATCCGGGCAGCCACTTGTTGCAGCCACCCTCCAGCCCTCTCCCTCCAtcccctctcccctgcccttTTCTACTGTGTTATCCGGGGTTATTTCTGCTGCGCCGCCTCCGAGCAGCTGGGTCCTGCTgaagctccagcccagggctaCAGAAGAGCGTGAGCATctctctgaggcaggcagcATTAATGCAGCAGGCGCCAGAAGCTCAGCTCTGTCCTGGGGTCCGCAGAGACCCAAGAGCATCCCGACCTCTGTGCGAGTCCTCTGGCAGGCCCGCTTGCTGCCAGACTGACATTTTTGGGGACTTTggtgctcccccagcctcaccATGCAGGGGCAAAAGGAGCCTGGCAGTCCCAGAGGAGCACATCCCGCCggcccctctgctcctggctgctttCCCACTTGTTTCATCGCCTCCATCGCTCCCCAGGTGtggagcagccaggcagagccccccgaggaaccccccagcagcaggacccctCCTTTACCCGCTCCCCACACATCTCGCTGCATCCCTGGGGTGCCTGCGGCGGGTTCCCAGGACTTCCACGCACTCCAGAGGTGTGAATCTGCCAACCAGAACAGCCCCTTGCTGGATGTAAGCTGCTGCCGTGACTCAGAAACTCGTTAGAAGCTATTAGATAACGCAATTAGCACCACAAACTGCCACCCCAGTGAGCGGAGGTAGCCATTCAGCATTCCCtacccctcccctctcccttcgCCCTTTTGCTGAGGGCTGAGCCCCACATCACAGCCCCAGCTGGTCACGTTGGGCCTAACCCTGTGGCATTTTTAACCTCTGGGTCCTTTGGGTCGTCAGCCTTTAGGTTCATGGCATCAGCGTTAATGGCACGCCAAACCTGGCCGCCCCAAGGCGGGTTGCCCcaaccccacctgcagcctTGGATGCACCTCATCCCTTCAGCCCCGCTGTGTGGGGAGGGAACACGCTTCCCTGCCTCGAGGACATACTTTTTAGTGGCTCCACGGAGAGGAGAAAGCTGCGAAATTCactgcaggcagccccagggagggagcaggcggctgaggatgctgcagctggtggaagcggggccgggggcaccTCTGCTGAGCGCTGTGGCCAAGGGACAGTGTGTGCAGGGACAGAAACCAGCCAGTATCTGGGGCTGTGGGCCCTGTGGGCATCAGCCCCAGGAAACCCCACGGGATGTCCTTTGGGCTTTGCCAGGGCTGCATCTCCTCTCCGGCTGTGGTGtgtggaggggatggggaccAGGAGGACTGTGGGGCGGGGAGGAACAcgctgctggaggtgcaggaggagagAGCTGGGCATGGAAGAGGACAGCCCGAAGGCATCCTTTTCTATCGTGCTCCCTCCATCCTACCCAagggtgtccccatcccatggggccagcagcggggctgctccTCGGGGAGGGAAACCCGCCTgggagggctggagctgctgctggggaaggggaccTTGTGCCACCAGGCAAAGCAAGGCAAGGTGACACCGAGAGGGTGGCAAACACAAAGCACGACCTctgtccccagtgccaccacGGTGGCTGAGCTGTGGGCACGATGCACGGCCTGGCTGTGGAGAGGTGGTGGggtgcagagagcagcaggaggggaaagaaaagctgccCGATAGACCGGGGCATGGCAGAAAACAGCcaatattcattttcaaaacactggTTGAAGTCCTTCATCCCGAGGATCCGGTTTCCTCTTTTTTCAATCCAGAAATTTTCAACCTGACCTCTGGGTGGCatccaaggacatttcagcGGGGCCTCTGCAGCCCTCTCCCTAATGCCCTGTGAGTCGTGCCGCCCGTGTGGTGTGGTGGGATGAGCTGCACTTGTCTTACTTACATATTTTGGATCCATTTGCACACCTGGGACACATGCATGGTGGGGCAAAGCCAGTGCTGCTCTATTTTGACAGCCCTTGGTCTACACGAGCAGCCAGCAAGGATAACCGTGCATTATTGGCAAAATCAGCTCCAGGACACCCGGGGTGCTGGGAGCCAGTGCTGCCTCCACAGCTGGCTGCAAGGGGCAAACTTTGCCAGCCACACACCAgcttgggctgctgctggcctccaTCAGGCCTGTGGTGGCCACCTCCTCTTAGCctcacccccagcagccccagggccagggCTCAGCAAAAATCATCACAGAAAGTATCGCTGCTTTCTGAGAGATACAGGAGGCAAAGAAGAATATTTGCTCTGGAAGTACGGTGTAATAATAAGCGAGGCttcattagaaaaacaaacatgttcctcctttcctttctttcagctcTGGAGGGTTTTCTTAAAGCAAGTTTTGGGGCTGGGTGGTGTGTGAGAGGCAGGTCGGATGGGAAGCTCTTCCCAGCCCCTTTGcttctcctcccccctccaCGAAATTCCCCCTTTGTACCAATTTTGGTCCATTGATTTTCTTAAGGGCCACGCTCCTCTCAGCCATCCCCCTGGAGGATTACCCACAGGCACTGTGGTTTGGATGGAGGCAGTCTTTCTGCCCATCATCTCCCACACCCACCAGGGCCAGGCTGTGAACCCAGCCAAGACAAATTACCCCCGGATGGCAGCCCTTTCCCCGCCTGCTCCAAAATCACACACAGCTTTTGGGGAAGGCAGGCCAGGCTGGTGCGCTGTAGGACGTGTATGGACGTCTCGGGGTTGAAACCAAGTGTaacttgctgttttctgtgtctCAGATTTCCTCTTCCAGAAGGAGCTGCTTGCTGCCAGAGACACAGGTGAGCACCGCGGGTTGTGGTGTGGCTTTGTGGGGTGTCCTGCCGGTGGGCAGCCCTCCCCGGGGGTTCACAGCCCCCCAGGATGGACACACGGACCCGCAGGTGTGATAACGTTCTCCCTTTCTGTCCCCGCTCCCCTTGCAGACCCCATGCACAACCTCTCTGCGCAGCCCTGGCAGGCGAAGATGGCCAACCTGACCTACGACAACGTCACCCTCAGCAACCGCTCCGAGGTGGCCATCCAGCCTCCCACCAACTACAAGACGGTGGAGATGGTCTTCATCGCCACGGTCACCGGCTCGCTCAGCCTCGTCACCGTGGTGGGCAACATCCTGGTGATGCTGTCCATCAAGGTGAACCGCCAGCTCCAGACCGTCAACAACTACTTCCTCTTCAGCCTGGCCTGCGCGGACCTCATCATCGGGGTCTTCTCCATGAACCTCTACACGGTCTACATCATCAAAGGCTACTGGCCGCTGGGGGCCGTGGTGTGCGACCTGTGGCTGGCCCTGGACTACGTGGTGAGCAACGCCTCGGTCATGAACTTACTCATCATCAGCTTTGACCGCTACTTCTGTGTCACCAAGCCCCTGACGTACCCGGCCAGGAGGACCACCAAGATGGCAGGGCTAATGATTGCGGCTGCGTGGATATTGTCCTTCATTCTCTGGGCCCCTGCCATCTTGTTCTGGCAGTTCATTGTGGGCAAGAGGACAGTCCCCGAGGGGGAATGCTACATCCAGTTCCTCTCCAACCCGGCAGTGACCTTCGGCACGGCCATCGCTGCTTTCTACCTGCCTGTGGTCATCATGACGGTGCTGTACATCCACATCTCCctggccagcaggagcagggtgagGAGGCACAAGCctgaaagcaggaaagagaggaaaggcaAGTCCCTCAGCTTTTTCAAGGCCCCCCTGATCAAACAGAATAACAACAACTCCCCCAAGAGGGCAGTGGAGGTGAAGGAGGAGGTGAGGAATGGGAAGGTGGACGACCAGCCCTCGGCACAGACAGAGGCCACTGGCcaccaggaggagaaggagaccTCCAACGAGTCCAGCACGGTCAGCATGACCCAGACCACAAAAGACAAGACCACAGCGGAAATCTTGCCAGCGGGGCAAGGGCAGAGCCCGTCCCATCCCCGGGTGAACCCAACTTCCAAGTGGTCCAAGATCAAGATCGTCACCAAGCAGACGGGGACCGAGTGCGTCACCGCCATCGAGATCGTCCCGGCCAAGGGAGGTGCCTCTGAGCACAACTCCCTGTCCAACAG is a genomic window containing:
- the CHRM4 gene encoding muscarinic acetylcholine receptor M4; translation: MHNLSAQPWQAKMANLTYDNVTLSNRSEVAIQPPTNYKTVEMVFIATVTGSLSLVTVVGNILVMLSIKVNRQLQTVNNYFLFSLACADLIIGVFSMNLYTVYIIKGYWPLGAVVCDLWLALDYVVSNASVMNLLIISFDRYFCVTKPLTYPARRTTKMAGLMIAAAWILSFILWAPAILFWQFIVGKRTVPEGECYIQFLSNPAVTFGTAIAAFYLPVVIMTVLYIHISLASRSRVRRHKPESRKERKGKSLSFFKAPLIKQNNNNSPKRAVEVKEEVRNGKVDDQPSAQTEATGHQEEKETSNESSTVSMTQTTKDKTTAEILPAGQGQSPSHPRVNPTSKWSKIKIVTKQTGTECVTAIEIVPAKGGASEHNSLSNSRPANVARKFASIARSQVRKKRQMAAREKKVTRTIFAILLAFILTWTPYNVMVLINTFCQTCVPETVWSIGYWLCYVNSTINPACYALCNATFKKTFKHLLMCQYRNIGTAR